In Rhizophagus irregularis chromosome 1, complete sequence, one genomic interval encodes:
- a CDS encoding 40S ribosomal protein eS1 has product MAVGKNKRLSKGKKGLKKKIVDPFTRKDWYDVKAPSIFEVRNIGKTLVNRTQGLKNANDALKGRVFEVSLADLNKDEEQAFRKIKLRVDEVQGKNLLTNFHGMDFTSDKLRSLVKKWQSLIEAHVDVKTTDGYLLRLFAIAFTKRRPNQVRKTTYAQSSQIRQIRKKMFDIMTQQAATCDLKELVLKFVPESIGREIEKACQGIYPLQFVYIRKVKILKSPKFDVQKLMELHGDNIDTGSKMGGSGDFKEPEIQESV; this is encoded by the exons ATGG CCGTTGGCAAG AATAAACGACTTAGTAAAGGAAAGAAGgggttaaaaaagaaaat cgTTGATCCTTTTACTAGAAAAGATTGGTATGATGTAAAGGCTCCTTCGATTTTTGAAGTTCGTAATATTGGAAAGACCCTTGTTAACCGTACGCAAGGTTTAA AAAACGCCAACGACGCCTTAAAGGGTCGTGTGTTCGAAGTCTCTTTAGCAGATTTGAATAAAGATGAAGAACAAGCTTTTCGTAAGATAAAACTTAGAGTTGATGAGGTACAAGGTAAAAACCTGTTAACCAATTTTCATGGTATGGACTTTACCTCCGATAAACTTCGATCTCTGGTCAAGAAATGGCAG TCTCTCATCGAAGCTCACGTTGACGTAAAGACAACAGATGGTTACTTGTTGCGTCTTTTCGCAATTGCTTTTACAAAAAGACGACCCAATCAAGTTCGAAAAACTACTTATGCTCAATCATCTCAAATTCGacaaattcgaaaaaaaatgtttgataTTATGACTCAACAAGCGGCTACTTGTGATTTGAAAGAGCTAGTACTGAAATTTGTACCTGAATCAATTGGTCGTGAAATTGAAAAGGCGTGTCAGGGAATTTATCCCCTCCAATTT GTATACATTCGTAAagttaaaattcttaaaagtCCTAAATTTGATGTACaaaaattaatggaattaCATGGAGATAATATTGATACAGGTTCCAAAATGGGAGGTAGTGGAGATTTCAAAGAACCAGAAATTCAAGAAtctgtgtaa